In Falsibacillus pallidus, the DNA window GCAGAGGCCTCCAAGCGGAGTGAAAACGAAGCGCGGAAGAAAAAAAGTACGCCATTTACTTGCATATAAGTGTCTACTTTATTGACAGAAGTCCACTATACGCGAGAATATGCAGCTTTTTGCGCGAAACACAACCGTTTATGCACCAAAATCCATTCCTTATGCGCCAACGGTAGGCGGACCCCGAAAAGGTGAGAAAAAGAGCGACGCCATTCGACAAATACCGGGGCGTGACAGGGACCTTCAAAGCACCTTCCAGGTTATTCACACAGTTATCAACAGTCAGAATGTTTATAATTGTGGTTATTCACAGACTTATGCACATTATCCCCAGAATTATCCGACAATTTGTGCACAATTTTATCCACTCGACAAATTCACTGGTAGAAACATTTTCCAAAGTTATCAACATTATCCACAAAATGTGGGACGCGGGGACAGGTTCATTGTCCCGCCCCTGGGACAACAAACCTGTCCCCCTGTCCCATAAATATGAAAAAAGCAGGGAACGAATGGTCCCTGCTTTTTTCTTAGCCAATGCTTAAAGCATAAGCTTACTTTTATCGTTTGTTCTTTTTCTGCTTCACACGCTGGTTGGCAGCGTTGGAGCGAGCCTGTGCCTCAAAGTCGGCTTGGTCAGCTAATTCGCGGGAATACTCAACATCCTGAGCATTGCTTTTTAAGTTCTTAGGAACCTGTGGAAGTTTGTTCTTGTTCTTATCACGCGTTTTCTGATTGTTAGCACGACCCATTACACAAAACCCCTTTCAAGATAAAAGAAGATAAAAGTACGGGAGAGTGGATCCCCCGTACTAATAGAATGCCCGTATCTTGAAATTTTCCTCAGGTAATTATTTGTTTCTTTTGGTATTGTATCCAGCGACGCGATCCGCGGCTTTGAAAGACCGGGTATACGTAATCTCCTGTGCGCTCGTCAATGTGCTGCGTTCTTTTTCACCTTTTCGCTTTTCCAAATGAAAACACCCTTTCCCTCGAAGATTACTCCTATTTTTTCCATATTAAAGGCCGGATATACCGTTTACCTCTTATAAATATCCGCCAAGGCGCGCTCGAGAGTCGCAAAATGAAAGGAATATCCATTGTTCTGCAGTTTTTCGGGCATGACTTTTTGGCCTTCCAAAACGAGGATGCTCATTTCACCCAGGGCTAACTTCAGGGCAAAAGCAGGGGCCGGAAGCCAGTGGGGCCTGTTCAGGACGTCGCCGAGTATTTTCCCGAATTCATTCATCCGGAGAGGGTGGGGAGCTGTAAGATTGACGGGGCCACTCATTTGATCGTGTTCCATGCAGAACTGGACGGCTGATACTACGTCCTGGATGTGGATCCACGACATCCACTGTTCGCCGGATCCGACCTTTCCACCGGCAAACATCTTGTAAGGCATGGCGATTTTCGGCAGTGCTCCGCTGTCTTTTCCGAGGATGATGCCAAAGCGGGTAAACACCGTCCGTACACCATCCATCTCGGCACCGCTCGCTTTTTGCTCCCACTTCTTTACGGTTTCAGCGAGGAAGTCATCCCCTTTATCAGTGGACTCTTCTGTATAGGTCCTGTTCAAATCGGGCGGATAGATGCCGATTGCGCTGGCGTTGATCAAGACCCCAGGCTTTTTATTCAATGAACGGATGATCCGCAATACTTCATCTGTTGCTTTCATCCGGCTATCAAAAATCCGCTTCTTCCGTTCCTCTGTCCAGCGTCCGCTGTTGATGGATTCACCGGCTAAGTTAATGAATGCATCAATGCCTTCTAAATCCGGCACGGGATTGGCGCCGTCAGACATCCATTTCACGTAGCGGACTCGATCGGTGGAAGTGTATTTATCAGGATTGCGGGTTAAAATGATCACTTCATGATTCGCTTTCATCAAGTCATGTGTCAGGACTTTTCCAATGAAACCTGTTCCTCCGGTTATTGCTGCTTTCATTTCGTTCCCCTCCCGTTTCTTATTCCTTATATTTTACCTATTTCACCAATAAAAAACTTATACCAATGTGTTAACATTAATAAGAAGAGGTGATTCACCGTGGCCATCATTACGAAAATATCCAAACAAGTCAAAAACGATGAACGATATAATATTTTTTTGGATGGAAAATATGCTTTCAGTGTGGACGAGGATGTGCTGGCAAAGCAGAGGCTGCAGAAGGGGCAAGAGCTTTCTGACCTTGATATTTCGGAAATTCAATTCCATGACGATATCCGAAAAGGCTATAACATGGCATTGAACTATTTGACTGCCCGCATGCGGACGGAAAAAGAAATCAGGACTTACTTAAAGGATAAAGAAATAGAGGAATCCATCAT includes these proteins:
- a CDS encoding YfhD family protein, with protein sequence MGRANNQKTRDKNKNKLPQVPKNLKSNAQDVEYSRELADQADFEAQARSNAANQRVKQKKNKR
- a CDS encoding TIGR01777 family oxidoreductase, which produces MKAAITGGTGFIGKVLTHDLMKANHEVIILTRNPDKYTSTDRVRYVKWMSDGANPVPDLEGIDAFINLAGESINSGRWTEERKKRIFDSRMKATDEVLRIIRSLNKKPGVLINASAIGIYPPDLNRTYTEESTDKGDDFLAETVKKWEQKASGAEMDGVRTVFTRFGIILGKDSGALPKIAMPYKMFAGGKVGSGEQWMSWIHIQDVVSAVQFCMEHDQMSGPVNLTAPHPLRMNEFGKILGDVLNRPHWLPAPAFALKLALGEMSILVLEGQKVMPEKLQNNGYSFHFATLERALADIYKR
- a CDS encoding YfhE family protein; the encoded protein is MEKRKGEKERSTLTSAQEITYTRSFKAADRVAGYNTKRNK